A single window of Nicotiana sylvestris chromosome 3, ASM39365v2, whole genome shotgun sequence DNA harbors:
- the LOC138887640 gene encoding uncharacterized protein, which produces MYTRFTTLKNELKSLGRDILEEDKVEKILTRVLPVTWESKIIAIQESKNITTLKLYELIRNLTAYELRRQTIKMDAPKKERSLTFRITKGADLEEDEMTMITKDFKKYLMKGMGPSRSRSYNKPRVPEKQTNERCYKCGKTDHHIKGSRRRNRFNPRRTKDQQRLWLLPREKAQMRTPRVKMEMNKHLWQLENPIGILERLSELLLDFIDESEDLNNKKEQVSKECVILKAKCKNLELRASESESKNVELKNQVHELDTTILELRFENLKLKLGTSKKKIDHTQLTLEENVGKMKDELDKRDEQIRVLKEDLNKVKHELDGTCKWNKASDALSWLHEHHSCNKKGLGYGTQAPNWDPKCKYLTLSENKICTHCGKTDHYKNKCPSEGKHPNMVHG; this is translated from the exons atgtatacaaggttcaccacactgaaaaatgaacttaagtctcttggaagggatATTCTTGAAGAGGACAAagttgagaaaattttgacaagggttctgccagtcacttgggaaagcaaaatcattgccattcaggaatcaaagaacattacCACTCTTAAGTTGTATGAGCTAATtagaaatctcactgcctatgaacttagaaggcaaaccataaagatggatgcacccaagaaggaaaggagcctGACATTCAGAATCACGAAAGGTGCTgatctagaggaggatgaaatgaccatgatcacaaaagacttcaagaagtacctaatgaaAGGAATGGGGCCTTCAAGAAGTAGAAGCTAcaacaaaccaagggttcctgaaaaacaaaccaatgagaggtgttacaagtgtgggaagactgatcaccacatcaaaGGATcaagaagaaggaacaggttcaacccaagaagaacaaaggatcaacaaaggctatggttgctgcctaGGGAAAAAGCTCAGATGAGGACTCCGAgggtgaagatggagatgaacaagcacttatggcaatTGGAGAATCCGATAGGAATCTTAG aaaggctatctgagttactcctggatttcattgatgaatctgaggatCTAAATAATAAAAAGGAACAGGTGTCTAAGGAGtgtgtgattttgaaagctaagtgcaaaaatttggaacttagggctagtgaaagtgaaagTAAAAATGTTGAGCtaaagaaccaggttcatgaACTTGACACCACTATCCTAGAGCTTAGAtttgaaaatctaaaattgaaattaggaactagtaaaaagaaaattgatcacacacaactcactttagaagaaaatgtaggaaaaatgaaagatgagttggacaaaagagatgagcagataagagtccttaAGGAGGACCTAAACAAGGTTAAGCACGAACTAGAcggaacttgcaaatggaacaaggcttctgatgcactctccTGGCTACACGAACATCACAGTTGCAACAAAAAAGGACTTGGTTATGGAACTCAAGCACCTAACTGGGATCCTAAatgcaagtacctcactctttctgaaaacaaaatttgcacacattgTGGAAAGACTGACCATTACAAAAAtaaat gtccaagtgaagggaagcatCCAAATATGGTGCATGGATAG